The Candidatus Bathyarchaeota archaeon genome includes the window AGTTCATGGAGTAGATATTTTAATTTATCATGGAAAATCTTTAGATGATATTTTGACAAAAGTTCCTGGCCTCAATTACAGAACTCCAGAAAAGGGAGCAGAATTGCTATTAAAATGTAGGCATCTTGCTCCTATTTATGGTGCATCAACACCATTAGCACCTATGGATGAAGATAAATTGGTTATATCAAGTATACCGGATATAATGAATTTAGGACATGTACATGTTTATGGTTATAAGAAATATAGGGGAGTTTCTATTATATCTTCTTCAACGTGGCAAAATCAGACAACGTTTCAAAAAAAATTGGGATTGTTTCCAACTCCTGGAATTGTTCCGATTTTAGATTTACAAAACTCTGAAATAAAAACAATAGACTTTAATAATTTAAATTACTAACTCCTTTCGCTATTAATCCAGCAACTCTAACAGGCTCAGGAATTCTAGAGAGGATTGAAGAAGCTTTAAGGATCATCTCAGCCCAATCTGAATTATTACCTACAACTTCAAAATAAATTTCAGGCTCACCATGTTTGGGAATTGTAGAATAGATCTTTCCAAGATTTTCAATTATTTCCCATCTTTTTTCCCAATCATAAAAGTGTGTTTTAAGGGCTTTAAACATTGAAATATTGTTTGGCTTTTTAGTAGAGATTATTATGATTGGAAAATTCAACTTCTTAAAAACTAAAAATGGGTCAATGATATTAAATCCAGCGAATGTTATGCCGCTTAGAATAATTGCATCAGCTGATATGTTCTCTAACATATTTATCAATTTTTCTGTTGCATCAAAACCATCCACTTTTATTCTAGCTAATTTTATATCAAAAATTTTACAAGCTTCCATTAGTACAGCACAAAGAACTGAATATTGAATTTTTTCCCTCATAAATGCATGAAATTTTCCATCATCCACACCGATTATTTTCAAAAAATTTTGCATTCAGAATCCCTATACATTGATTTTCAGTATTTTTCCAACTTCCCTTTTATTTCTGATTTTATCAAGAATTGATAATAGTGTTCTTTTGGAACCTCAACAACACCTTCATTTATTATAATTTTTTGAATGTAATTTATAGTCTCTCTATCAATATCCT containing:
- a CDS encoding DUF99 family protein → MDDGKFHAFMREKIQYSVLCAVLMEACKIFDIKLARIKVDGFDATEKLINMLENISADAIILSGITFAGFNIIDPFLVFKKLNFPIIIISTKKPNNISMFKALKTHFYDWEKRWEIIENLGKIYSTIPKHGEPEIYFEVVGNNSDWAEMILKASSILSRIPEPVRVAGLIAKGVSNLNY